Below is a genomic region from Helianthus annuus cultivar XRQ/B chromosome 2, HanXRQr2.0-SUNRISE, whole genome shotgun sequence.
AGGCAGGCGACTAAACACAAAACGGATAGGATAGGATATGATTATAAACAAACAAGAAAGAAGAGAAGAGAAAAGACCTTGAAGTCATCAGGGGGAGTGACGTCATGAAGCGAAGAAGAGCGATGATCGGTGTGGGTGAAAAAGAAGTAAGCGGCAATGACGAAGAATGCAGCGGCGACGGTTACTTGCAGTTCCCACCACGAAGGCAGTAAACAATCGATTGGaatcatatttattttattttgagaAAGTGTTATTATTGATGTATAAGGAAGGAAGGAGCATGGTAAAAGTCAAAGTCGGTCGAAGAggggagatgatgatgatgaggaagaagaaGACGACGAAGACCGGAGCGTTGAATGCAAACAAAGAaatatattaaacaaacaaaaaactcatgtttttattttgattaacCGTTCAACTTtcaagactttttttttttttcttttacggTGTAGTTTTGAAAAATCACATATATCTATCAACCGTTCAACAAAAAACATATATTTATCAAGAGACGGGATTGCACACAAAAATTGTGTAAGATGTGTATCAGAAACTTACCTAAGAATAATTGACTATCTATTATTACTTTGATTACGTAATTTTGAATATTTATTTCGTGATTATGTGATACGTGCCACACAAGTTTTGGTCAAGACCCATTGATCTCGTCAATCACTCTTCCCACGTTGCTAGTAGTTTCATTTGCATTAGAATAGGGCCACTTTCCCATTTTGCATGCATGATTTCCTAAACTTTAGCAAGAAGTAGTTTATTTGCATATTTAAATTAGTGTAAGTTAAATATTGAAGATCATGAATGAAAAATTATGAATTAAGTCTGAATTCTCTTTAAATATTCTTCTGGTTTCTTACTATTTTCTTTGGATCATTTGATTACGACTTGGTTCgtatcaattggtatcagagcggtcTTGATCCCCTCATGGACGCTCACGAATGGAACGAGTCGTTGGATCGAATCATATCAAGGATTGCTGAGATGATCGATCTTCTCAAAAACGAGTCCCGGAGATGGGCAACTTCACCCATTTTTTCTACACCGCTACCGTCACCCGCTGTcgcatcaccaccaccaacttCCGCTCCCGTACCTACACTTCCACCACCCGTTTCCGCCACCGCACCAACAACTTCAGTGACACCAAAACAAGCCGCTCGCATAGCCCTTTTGCCACCGAAAAGTGCACCATTCACagtcacaaaacccacaaccccACCTACCAGTTATCCTCGTGAAGCCACTTTCATGCGAGATCTCAAAATCTCATACAAAGCTTCACTCCATCCTAAGTTTAGGGTGAATAATTATACTCCTTTCACAAAGAAGGAAAAAATGGTAAATGCAGTaaccaaaactcttcattatgaGCATTATGTGAAGGACTACCACCATGAGAAGTCATCTTCAAAAGAAATGGTCACACCCTCATTTAATCATTATCTACCCTTCCACGTCAACAACGGTATCTTGCTAATTGTCAATGAAGCGTTGCTCGAGAGGTTAGTCGAAAAACAtgattggcgcccaccgtggcgTTTCACAAAAACGACTCTGAATGCTATTGAAAGAGTCGAGTGGCGCCCGCCGTGGGGTCACCAAGTCCTATCAAAATTTTCACCTTGCGGACAAGGCGAATTCGAGCAGGGTGGATTGATACGTGCCACACAAGTTTTGGTCAAGACCCATTGATCTCGTCAATCACTCTTCCCACGTTGCTAGTAGTTTCATTTGCATTAGAATAGGGCCACTTTCCCATTTTGCATGCATGATTTCCTAAACTTTAGCAAGAAGTAGTTTATTTGCATATTTAAATTAGTGTAAGTTAAATATTGAAGATCATGAATGAAAAATTATGAATTAAGTCTTAATTCTCTTTAAATATTCTTCTGGTTTCTTACTATTTTCTTTGGATCATTTGATTACGACTTGGTTCGTATCATTATGTGATTTCATTAAAGTACTAGCCTATATCCCGTGTGACACACGGgtttaaaaaatcaaattaataacctattatttaatatgatcttTTATATCTTAACAAACAAAATAACATCTAAGAGCATTGACATTCGTGCCTTTATATTCATTTAgataatttaatataaaaataatttttctCTAAATTATCTTTAGTTTTAAATAACGTATCACGTCTATCTCTATATCTATATCTTGACGTAACTCACAAACactaattttattatttatttctcTTTCATACTGACTCACAATCCAAAATATAGTTTATTGTATTTTTCTTCGTTTTAACTGTACACTCTCATCACACTAAaactttttaacttttatttttaaaaccatATGGCTAAAGCTTTACTCAACCCTAGGTTATATACCCGTGAGCTTCACGGGTTTTGAGTTgtgttaaaaaaattatatttacaaaAGAAATTTTAAGCGTCATTTTTTTCCACTTGACCCGTTATATTTTAGATGACTTTCGACCCGTTTCATTTTAAGCGTCATTTTTTCCACTTGACTCATTAAGAAAGAATACAACACAAAACGATTAATTCTTAAGATATGTAAAGATTGCCACTCTTGATTCTAAAATGACCCAAATCAATTTTGTTAATATGTACTTATACATGGGTAATACTTGAGACTTAGGTTTCTTTTGATTTTACATAAACCTTTTTTGGTTTTacataaagttttttttatatttttagtttaatattttaatcTTGTTAGTGTGTAAAACTTTAAAAAGTTAAAATACGATAAGTAGAGAAACCATTGGTAGTTTTATAAATTCAAACATCTCGCATACGTGAAGTACTTTATCCTCACATATAAGCTTTCCGAAACGGCCCACACCTTTTTAAAGCAAAGGACAGTCAATAAGTTAGGCCATCaagtttaaaaaaataacatatgatggacataaacaaataaatatagaTACATTATCCCATATAATATTTTGAGACTAAATGAAACAATCCAAAACGTAACTTTTTCCAAATAGAATAAAAACCCACATGATGTTTTTAACTTAAATATGCGTATCAATTATCAAACGtcatttttaccctcaaatatcAAGAGTGATTTACTACTATGAACCCAAACAATTCTAGTCCACATATCATGAagaataaaaaaagtaaaaaactaTCAAgaactaaaaaaagaaaagaaaatgctAAGTGAGTGAACATGCCTGTAAAACAAACTTTGACCAAATGACTTCTTTTATTCGTGAAATCATGTCTCCAATATAAACTTGAGTGAGCAAATGCAAGTTTCATTTTACCTAAActatatgaaaaataaaaaacagaccAACTGTGATCCAGAACAGAGGCAAGCTAGGTTATCACCCAAGACTGCTTCCCGTgtagtttaatttttttagttAATAAACATGTACTTTTATTAAAATGAAACATATTATTTCATTAAACTTTTACACGACATTGAATAATTGTTaatagaatttttaaattaaataaagatAAAACAGTATTAAAACGATTTTGTCAAATCGACCCGACCAACATGATGAAAATATATGCATATCATAGTTACCCCAACAATGTCATTGGCTTTTGTTAATTTTCCCATGTCATTGGCTTTTGTTAATTTTCAATGGTTAGATCATTGGTAACCTTAGAAATAGCATAGAACTGTCAATGGCCCACTATGAGATTTTAATTTGGAAAGCAAACTTTCTGTCAATCAAATCCTCAAAATACCTGGTACTTGAATAAATTATAGAAACAAATAGTGATACGAAAAAAATTGGTAGATATTAAAGGATACAATGCCAAAACAGTCTTGTACAGTTATTGGTATCTTGAATTTTCTAAatattacaaaaaatataaataCGTAGAGTGAAAACATTTTTAATGTTTAGTTAATATTTAAGAACTATCTCATAGACAATAAAGTTACGACAAAGCTTGTAgcttaaaaaaaatacatattcaACAATTGGTGACCACAAGACCACATGTGTAGCTTAAAAAGGATACATATTCATCTTAACAGATGTATAGTGGACTTTTAAACCATCATACTTGTCTTTTTATAGCAAGAACAATTatcattaataaaaacaaaataactttCATGTACCATCTTGCTAACCACAACAACGTCTTGTATTGAACTGGTGCAAAGATCAAGTAATGCTGCTTTACACTATAAAAGTCATTACTGAATACTTTCAATAAAAGTAAGATGAttctttatttaaaataaaaattaaaataacacATAATGTACATTATACTAACCATTTATATGAAGCCCTTGTCTGGAAGTCCAATGACTCCGATCACGAAGGATGTTTTGTTATCACAGTTTCTACCTACATTAAACACAAGTTCAACACATTAACACTTGGTAATATTGAACTTCCTATTTATCTAAAACAAAAGTCACTTCGATTCAGGGCAAACTTAACGAAAACAGGTAACACCAGATGACACATAAACAGTAATATAAAACAATAGGCGAAACGTTTAACTACACACACTCACGCACAGAGCTTATGATAGTGAACAGTCCAATCACAAGTAAAACCGTTATAAATATTAACGGTAAGCCAAGCTCGCACGCACCTCCTAAACAACCACACTCACCGGCTTCACCAGCAGCATCTGAACTTAAGTTTTATTAGAAAATGAGTTTTGAAGCCATCATTTGATATTAAAAGTGACTGTTTTGAAGCCTAGGTTAGAGCCCGCGTGTACACGCGGTTTTACGAATGAAAATACTTTGAATTTGTTaagatttaatccaaattaaacGAAATTAAACTTAATAGaaataaaataaacttaaaatcAAAAGTCTTTGCTGAAATGGGACAACCCGTTGAAAAACACCTTAGAGCTTTGCTAAATCGTTCATACTCAAATATGGAACAATATGGAACCTATAAATTGTAGTAATCAAAAACACCTTATCTGTTTGGTAAAAAATTGACAAAGAAGAGACATGTGCAAGAAAACCCAACTCGTCTCATCCCATGCTAAAATATAATCATTTCAACCCAAACCTGTTATGACTTCTTATGACATGCAATTAACCGGATGTAATGTTCCTCGCTCTTGTTGCAGCTTTGaagtttctatttcttttcttcttcaatcttgGTTTGAATGTTAACCGTCTATACACAAGCATAAATCATTAGGCATATTTCTAAGTAGCAAGCAGAATGAAACCAATAGTTGTACTATTTTCAGAATGCGACTTTGCTAGAAGTTGACACTTTAGCTATAGTAGAAGTTAAAATTCAGCTTTCTTTTTTAACCGAGTATGCTCTGCTAATCTAATTTGTTAGATTACATAATATTATAATTAGTTAAAACATGACTGAGATATGGCTTTGATTCCCTTGAAAAATTGGCATACTTTGTGTAATTTCATTCAAAACGAAATTGACATAGTTTATGTAATTGGCAAAGTTATCTAGCAAAATATGGTTTTAGTTACATGAGCTATACAGATTGATATTCTCTTATAACCATATATGTCCTTCAAATATATCTAAATTCACATATTCAAATAGGTATATAGATTGATATTTTCTTATCACCATATATGTCCTACAAATATATCTAAATTTACATATAGATTGATATTTTCTTATAGCGGTCAAGATCATCCAACTCTCTTTTTAACATGGAATTATACTAACCATTTATATGAAGACCGATTGATTGTAAATGACCAAGAAGGAAACCATGTGAAAGTCCAAGAATGCTGTTTGGTTTCATGTGGGAGAAGATTTTCTCATAATTATCAGCCTGCAATAAAAAAGTACACCAGAAacatttaaaaaaagaaaagatCAATAAACCGATCCACATTTCACTGTTTGACATTCTTAAGCATTTGATAATAAAGATTCATTTATATGAGTTTAGAACAACCAACCAACCTGACCTGAATCAGATATCAATAGCATGACCAAATCACTAACAGAAATAGCGTCATATATATCTCCAAGAGTCCCATTCTCTTCACTGAAACCAGCAGCACGAGCCTCAGCAAACGAAGTCGAACCCTTCCTCAGCCCAATCTAGTTTATAAAGCATAATAATAAATTCATCAGCAAAAAGATTAAATAGAGTACTATCACTTAGGGGTATACAATAACCGAGCCGTTAACCGAAACAAAAGGTGCATACATGACACTTGTAAAGATGTTGAACCTGCATCATTCGCATATCAAATCTTCCGACAAATACAGTCACGGATACAAGGTCAAACACGGTCTTGAATAAATCAGCTGATGTCCTGCGACAGCCAACACATATACATACTTTCATGCATACGTTAACATACATAAAGATGCATAcatgacacatatatatagagatggatcatgagaaaactaaaaaactcCATCCGAAGTTGTATTACACATACGTAATACACAACATCCAGAATTCAAAAAAACACGCTACAGACCGCAACAGAAAATTGTTTGCGGTCCGCAAGGCAAAAAACGATGTATTATACATGTGTAATACATGATATATTACACATGCGTAATACTACgttttttttctaaaagtttCATTTTCCGTATAATGCATATATGCAGTATatccaaaaaaataaaattacGAAATAAAAAATGTACTGTTACACACGTGTAATATGTAATATAAAAAACGCCCTTGCGGACGGCAAACACAATTCCTTGCGGTCCGCAGCGTgctttttagttttctcatttataaaGAGCTTTCTCACGATCCTCttcctatatatacatatatataaaagaGAAAAGAAATTATACCCTGAATACCAAGGAACCATATCGAGAAAGTTGGGTTTCATCTGCTTGTTCTTCAACTTCTCGGTTTTTTCGACCGATAGAGGATGAGTAAGAGCTCATCTGATGATTAATGTAAAAAATTCAAAACCCtctaattttctatttttttggtGTAAAATTGAAAGCAACCAACTTACCCTGTTGATCTTTCCACCACATAATTAGCCATATAAAGGCCTATAAATGCTGCCCATAATGAATAAATAGGAGATATTTCATCTGATGACTCGCACGGACCACT
It encodes:
- the LOC110927334 gene encoding ketol-acid reductoisomerase, chloroplastic isoform X1 — translated: MKPNFLDMVPWYSGTSADLFKTVFDLVSVTVFVGRFDMRMMQVQHLYKCHIGLRKGSTSFAEARAAGFSEENGTLGDIYDAISVSDLVMLLISDSGQADNYEKIFSHMKPNSILGLSHGFLLGHLQSIGLHINDG
- the LOC110927334 gene encoding ketol-acid reductoisomerase, chloroplastic isoform X2 produces the protein MKPNFLDMVPWYSGTSADLFKTVFDLVSVTVFVGRFDMRMMQIGLRKGSTSFAEARAAGFSEENGTLGDIYDAISVSDLVMLLISDSGQADNYEKIFSHMKPNSILGLSHGFLLGHLQSIGLHINDG